The Rhizobium sp. BT03 genome has a window encoding:
- a CDS encoding LysR family transcriptional regulator: MDIVSALRTFQRVVETGSFSAAAHDLDVTQPAVSRQVAALEGHFNTRLLHRTTSGLSLTAEGERMLPMALRILEAVEELGDAAGSEGAMASGKVRLSVPAPLGLYLSERLGDLLAAHPKLSVELLFREQSSDMIEERLDLEVRLGSVADSSLVCRRIGWTTAFLVASPAYLARKAAPRTPRDIKDHECLCYNRAGEANSWSFSNGSEDISVRISPRLTACNAVAIHRAALAGAGLAVLSHIIARPDIACGRLIPVMENYQPSRLPVTVVYPSRRNMPLRVKTVLDFLIGAMAQDPSMCASG; the protein is encoded by the coding sequence ATGGATATCGTTTCGGCATTGCGAACCTTCCAGCGCGTCGTGGAGACGGGGTCCTTCTCGGCAGCGGCGCACGATCTCGACGTGACGCAGCCGGCGGTCTCGCGGCAGGTCGCGGCGCTCGAAGGCCATTTCAACACGCGCCTCCTGCACCGTACGACGAGCGGCCTGTCGCTGACGGCGGAGGGAGAGCGGATGCTGCCGATGGCGCTCCGGATCCTCGAAGCGGTGGAGGAGCTCGGCGATGCCGCCGGCTCGGAGGGCGCCATGGCCTCCGGCAAGGTCAGGCTCAGCGTTCCCGCACCGCTCGGCCTCTATCTCAGCGAGCGGCTCGGTGATCTGCTTGCCGCCCATCCGAAACTCTCGGTCGAACTGCTCTTCAGGGAACAAAGCTCCGATATGATCGAGGAGCGCCTCGACCTCGAAGTACGTCTCGGCTCGGTCGCCGACAGCAGCCTCGTCTGCCGCCGGATCGGCTGGACGACCGCCTTCCTCGTCGCGTCTCCCGCCTATCTCGCGCGCAAGGCCGCCCCGCGCACGCCCCGGGATATCAAGGACCATGAATGCCTGTGCTACAACAGGGCAGGCGAGGCCAACAGCTGGTCCTTCTCGAACGGCTCGGAAGACATATCGGTCCGGATTTCGCCGCGGCTGACCGCTTGCAATGCGGTGGCCATTCACCGGGCGGCCCTTGCCGGAGCGGGTCTTGCAGTGCTCTCGCACATCATCGCCAGGCCTGATATCGCCTGCGGCCGCCTGATCCCCGTGATGGAGAACTACCAGCCGAGCCGCCTGCCGGTCACCGTCGTCTACCCCTCGCGGCGCAACATGCCGCTGCGCGTCAAGACGGTGCTGGATTTTCTCATCGGCGCCATGGCGCAGGACCCGTCCATGTGCGCGAGCGGCTGA
- a CDS encoding DUF255 domain-containing protein, whose protein sequence is MTYFINVIQGGTSDKHCKILQRNLPTVVMKNSMISLKKTAFACAALVGAIGIAAALVAAEPSFARKPIETFPRETSETCRDGGATLYDQCSDQVEIYRMAMAKAVAEHKTVLVSYGAEWCIWCHVFDAYIHGETDKFTYRFGSPSQPVPSHTATLYERPPSDISKSAERLNAYVADNFVVLHIDQQYANGMDVLDLTDAAKHLGPGIPFIFTLDGDGKFAAELVHDTVEVRRDSADWYRGYERDRLLTSLTAMRNKAQVASPLDTRVGQ, encoded by the coding sequence ATGACCTACTTCATTAACGTCATCCAAGGTGGCACCAGTGACAAGCATTGCAAAATCCTGCAAAGAAATCTCCCCACGGTTGTGATGAAGAATAGCATGATATCCCTAAAGAAGACTGCCTTTGCGTGCGCTGCCCTGGTTGGCGCGATCGGGATTGCCGCTGCGTTGGTTGCCGCTGAACCCTCTTTCGCGCGAAAACCCATCGAAACTTTTCCAAGGGAGACAAGTGAAACGTGCCGGGATGGAGGTGCCACGCTTTATGATCAGTGTTCTGATCAGGTCGAGATTTATCGGATGGCGATGGCGAAGGCAGTTGCGGAGCACAAAACCGTGCTGGTCTCCTACGGTGCTGAATGGTGCATATGGTGCCACGTCTTCGACGCCTATATTCATGGCGAGACGGATAAGTTCACCTATCGCTTTGGCAGCCCGAGCCAGCCTGTACCCAGCCATACCGCAACACTTTACGAACGTCCGCCTTCCGATATCTCAAAAAGCGCCGAACGGCTTAACGCCTATGTGGCGGACAATTTCGTCGTGCTTCACATCGATCAGCAATATGCGAATGGCATGGATGTGCTCGACCTGACGGATGCCGCCAAACATCTCGGTCCTGGTATTCCGTTTATTTTCACTCTCGACGGAGACGGCAAATTCGCCGCCGAGCTTGTGCACGACACCGTCGAAGTGCGCCGAGACAGCGCCGACTGGTACAGAGGCTATGAGCGCGACAGGCTGCTGACCTCGCTGACCGCGATGCGCAACAAGGCTCAAGTTGCTTCTCCACTCGATACGCGAGTCGGGCAATAG
- a CDS encoding ATP-dependent RecD-like DNA helicase, with translation MQFAPQQDEALKAVSRWLNEGRSPLFRLFGYAGTGKTTLARHFAENVDGDVLFAAFTGKAAQVLRSRGASNAKTIHSLIYRPRGEEAVEDEETGKTSIAPMFSINRQSPVAKAALIIVDECSMVDEALGKDLMSFGTPILVLGDPGQLPPVSGGGYFTNQDPDYLLTDIHRQARDNPIIKLAMQVREGNEIMYGDYGTAKVISKNEVTQQLVLDADQVLVGTNRTRRRYNQRLRELKGFNAEYPQTGDKLVCLRNDPAKGLLNGSLWQVMTSSKETTKPGINLLVRPEDDDMDRGAAKIKLLKQAFEDVEGEIPWNTRKRYDEFDYGYALTVHKAQGSQWNDVVLFDESWAFRDTRERWLYTAITRAAETLTIVR, from the coding sequence ATGCAATTTGCGCCGCAACAAGACGAAGCCCTCAAGGCTGTTTCGAGATGGCTGAACGAAGGGCGCTCGCCGCTCTTTCGCCTGTTCGGCTATGCCGGAACGGGCAAGACGACGCTTGCCCGGCATTTCGCCGAGAATGTCGACGGCGACGTGCTGTTTGCCGCCTTCACCGGCAAGGCGGCGCAAGTGCTGCGTTCGCGCGGCGCCTCCAACGCCAAGACGATCCATTCGCTGATCTACCGACCGCGCGGCGAGGAGGCGGTGGAGGACGAAGAAACCGGCAAGACCTCGATCGCACCGATGTTTTCGATCAACCGGCAAAGCCCGGTCGCCAAGGCGGCGCTGATCATCGTCGACGAATGCTCGATGGTGGACGAGGCGCTCGGCAAGGATCTGATGAGCTTCGGCACGCCGATCCTGGTGCTCGGCGATCCCGGCCAGCTGCCGCCCGTCAGTGGTGGCGGTTACTTCACCAATCAGGATCCGGATTACCTGCTCACCGATATCCACCGGCAGGCGCGCGACAATCCGATCATCAAGCTCGCCATGCAGGTGCGCGAGGGCAACGAGATCATGTATGGTGACTACGGCACCGCCAAGGTGATCTCGAAGAACGAGGTAACGCAGCAACTGGTGCTCGATGCCGACCAGGTGCTGGTCGGCACCAACAGGACGCGGCGGCGCTACAATCAGCGTCTGCGCGAGCTGAAAGGCTTCAATGCCGAATATCCGCAGACCGGCGACAAACTCGTCTGCCTCCGCAACGATCCGGCCAAAGGCCTGCTCAACGGCTCGCTCTGGCAGGTGATGACCTCGTCCAAGGAAACGACGAAGCCCGGCATCAACCTGCTGGTCCGGCCGGAGGACGACGACATGGATCGGGGGGCTGCCAAGATCAAGCTCCTGAAACAGGCCTTCGAGGATGTCGAAGGCGAGATTCCCTGGAACACCCGCAAGCGCTACGACGAGTTCGACTACGGCTACGCGCTGACCGTCCACAAGGCCCAGGGCTCGCAATGGAACGACGTCGTGCTCTTCGACGAGAGCTGGGCTTTTCGCGATACGCGGGAGCGCTGGCTTTATACCGCGATCACACGCGCGGCGGAGACGCTGACGATCGTGCGCTGA